The region GGATCTACCGGGACGCCTACGCGACCGCCGGAGGCGCGTTGACCGTGGATGCCGACGCGGTCGCCGAGTTCGAGGGCGAGGTCTGATGCCAGCCGAGATCCAGCACCCCCTGGCGGTGCTGTTCACGCTGCCGGACGGCGTCATCCACCACGGTGTCCTGCACGATCTGCCGAACCAGCAGCTTGCCACGGACCTGGCCGTGGGACTGGTTGCGGCCACGCATCCGCACGGGCCGATCCGCACCCGCTCGGTGGCCCGGCAGTACATGACGACGATGCGCCGGATGGCGCGCGACCTCGATGCCTGGGGTGTCACGGGCGGTCTTGCCGATCTGACCCCGGGCACTCTGGTCCAGTACTGGCTGACCTGCGACTACCACCGCGAACGGCGCATCCGCGTGGTGCTGGACGCCTTCCAGGAGACAGCCGGAGGACTGGACCCGGGTATCTGCCGTCACCTGGCCGGGCGGCGGATCAACAAGGTGCAGAAGAGCCGGCCCAACCAGCCCTACAGCGACGGTGAATGGCGGCGGCTGGAAGCCTCCTGCACCGAACAGATCGCGGCGGCCCGCCGCGCACACCGTCAGGCGCAGGAGGCAGCCGGCCGGGGTGCCGATCCGTCCGTCCACGGCGTCACCTTCGACAACCTCGCCTGGCTCTGGCTCCACGCGGGCCCCGCGGAGGCGAGAAAGGCCATCGAGCGGTTCGGCACGATGGGCGCCGGTGTTGACCGGGCTCAGCTCGCAGCGGTCGAAGCCGCGCTGTTCCCGGCCTCGGAGACGGCGTTCGCCTACCTCACGCTGTTTGCGATGCGCACGGGCATCGTCCCTGACGGCATCGACGCCCTGCGACTCGACAACATCACCCGGACCTCGGCGAACACCGTCCTGCTCTCCTACCGCAAGGGCCGCACCGGGGACGAGGCGCTCAACCTGCCCCGTGATGCCGTGCGGCTGCTGGACCGCTGGCTGGAGCACTCAGCCCAACTACGTGAGCACGCCGGGGATTTGGCTGATCGTGTATGGATCTATGTGGGCCGCGACGGACTCGGAAGAGGGCAGGGCAGGATCTTCGACCGCCCCCGCGGCCAGCGCCAGCGCCGGGCCTGGATGGAGTCCTCGGGCGTGCTCGGCGACGACGGGCAGTCCCTTCCGGTGCACGGCGGCCGGGTCAGGGCCACCTACCACCACCGGCGCGACCGCACGGCCTGGACCGGCCGCACGACGATCGACCCCAACCACAGCGCCCGCGTCGAGGGAGATCACTACCTCAGCTCTCACACCCCGGCCCAGCTGGACGCGCTTGAGGGCGTCATCGAGCAGGCCCAGGGCGATGTGCGGCGCAAGGCCGGCCCGCCGGTCGTGATCAGCGGTGAGGACGCTGCCGCGTTCGCCGCGGGCTTCCCTCGCCTGGTCGAGGAAGCCGGTCTGGACGCGGCGGCCATCCAGGCTCTGCTCTCCGGTGAGCAGGACATGTTCGTCGCCGCGTGCGCCAGCCCGCTCAACGGCCCGCGCGCCCCGGCGGGAACCCTGTGTCCGGCCCGGCCCTGGGTGTGTCTGCTGTGTCCGCTCGCCGCGTTCGCGACCCGTCACCTGCCCAATCTGCTCAGGCTCAAGGCGTACTTCTCCCGGCAGGCCCAGCAGATGACCACCACGCAGTTCCTGCGGATCTTCGGGCCATACACGGCCCGCCTGGACGAGGACATCCTGCCCCGCTTCGGCCCGGCCGCCATCGAGGCCGTCACCCGGCAGAGCACCGAGACCGCCGCCTTCTTGCCGCTGCACCTGGAGGAACAGCCCCAGTGACGACCGCCCATGCCTCTTCCCCGGCCCTGGCCGGGCGGCGCCCCTTCCACGGTCTCCCGGTCATCGAGACCGCCGGCCTGCGGCGTGAGCCCGGCAGCCCGCGGCCCGTATTCGACCAGGATGTCTGGGACCTGACCGGCCTCGCCGACGCCCCGGTGGTGATGAGCGCACACCGCAAGATCCTGGACTTCACCGCCATCATCAACCCCCGCTGGCGGCAGGTTGCCCGCGAGTACCTGATGGCGCGGATGGCCCCGCTCCATCCGGACGTGGCCGTCTTGCCGCAGGCGTTCCGCACCCCACTGAACCCGAACTCCCTCTGGTCCGAACTCAAGCACCTGGCCCTGTGGTTCAACCACCTCACCGCGGTTGGCATCACCTCGCTGTCGCAGGTCCGCCAGCATCACTGCGACGTCTATCTCGCGGCTGCCTCGCGCAGTGCCACCGACCCTGACCGGCTGCTGTCACCCGCGACCACGGTGGCGATGGTCCGCATTCCACAGTTCCTCGTCCTCTATACAGAGATCCTCAGCGATTGCTACCAGCCGGGCTTCACCCCGTGGCCGGGCCGCAGCGCGGACGAGGTCACGGGATATGTACGCAGTGACGAGAACCGGGTGCCGCCGGTCCCGGACACCCTGTTGCGGCCTCTACTGGCGAACTGTCTGTACTTGCTGGAGACGATCGGCCCGCTGCTGGTGGCCGAGGCGGCCGTGGCCCGCGCTGCCGACCAACGTGAGGCCGCCTCGCGGCGCGGCCTGCTGGTCACTGAGGTCGATGGCTTGCGCGAGGTCATCGAGCGACGGCGAGAGACCGGGCTTGCCGCTGCACGGGCCGCTGACGCGACCGTCACTCAGCGCTTGAAGCGCGGATGGGACGCGGGCGACCCGCTCCTGCACATGTCGTGGCATCCGCTCGTCGTTCAGGCGGCGGGAGCCATGGGACACCGCAGGGACCTGGAGAGACTCCGTCCCGAACTGGAACGGTGGGTAAGTGAGTGCGGCCTTCAGCAGCCCTGGTGCCGCGATGCAGCCCTGGTGTCCCGCCCCGATGACGGCACCCCGGTGCCCTGGGCCCTGCCGATGGCCCGGCACCAACTGGACGTCACGGTCCATGCCGTCACCTCTGCCGCCTACTTCCTCACCTCGGCGCTTTCCGGGATGCGTTCCTCGGAACTGGCGGAACTGACGAGCAACTGCCGCCAGCAGGAACAGCGGCCCGGCGGCGGCACCCGCTACCGCTTGGTCTCCCGCCGCATCAAGGGCGAGGTATTCGGCGGGACCGAGGACGCGTGGGTAGTCACCGAAGACGTGCACCTGGCCATCGCCACCGCCGAAGCCCTCACAGGCGCCGCCCCGGGTGAGCGGCTGTTCGCCAAGGCATCCAACAACAGCAACAGCCGCTATACCGCCCTGCGCGCATGGGTGAACGGCGAGTACGGACAGCGGCTCGGCCTGGAGCCCATCCCCGACGGCCCGGTCAATCCCCGAGCTCTGCGGCGCACGCTCGCGATGGCCATCGCCCAGCGCCCGCACGGCCTTATGGCCGTGAAACTGCACCTCAAGCATGCCAGCGTCGCCACAGCCGAGGGCTATGCCGCCCGCCCCGGCGGACACCAGGCCGCCTTCGCCGCCGAAGTCGCCGCCGAGGAAGAAGCCGAACACCTGCGGTTGACCGTCGCCGCCTACGAGGACTACCAGCGCGGCATCCTGCCCAGCGGCCAAGGCGCCCGCGACCTCATTGGCGCCTTCAGGGCCGTCGACCAAGTCCTGGGGCGGCACGACGCCGGGCCGGTCACCGTCATCGACGACCGGCGCGTCGAGCGAGTCCTCAAAGCGAAGGCGAAGACCCTGCACCTCGGTGTCGGCAACTACTGCTGGTTCTCCGATCCGGGCAAGGCATTGTGCCTGAAAATCGCCGGCACCCCGGACGCAGCCGAGCCGCTGATGGGGATGTGCGACTCGGCCCGCTGCCCGCAGGCCACCCACCACCCCCAGCACCGGCAGATCTGGGCCGAACACGCCGACAGCACTCGGGCCGTGTTTCTCGGCAACCCCAGACTCTCCAAGCCCGAACGGGCCCGAGCCCAGGCCGCCTTCGACCGTGCCACTCGCATCGTCGCCGATATCGACGCTGCCGGCCACCCTGACGAGGAGCCGCGCTCATGATGCACAACCCCCAAGCGGAACCCGAGGCCAGGATTCAGAACGCGATGCGGCAACTTCTCGCCGGGCCCGTTCCCGACGGGCTGAAGTGCGACGTCAAGAGCTTGTGCACCCTCGCAGGAGTACCGCGAGCGACGCTCTACCGCACCTACCCACACCTCAAGGCCGAGTTCGACCGTCAGCGCCAAGCCGCCCAGGAAGCCGGACAGCAGCCCGACCCACGCCTGGCTCAGATCGAACGTCTCAAGGCCGAGGTTGCCACTCTGCGCGAGCGCCTCAGCAGGAAGAACACTGAGGCTAGACGCTCTGAAGGAGTTCCAGGCCACAGCCCTGTCCCGCCTCGCAGCCCAGCACGAAGAGATCACCACGCTTCGACGACAGCTTGACGCCACCCCGGTGGCGTCAGTCCGCACACTTCCTCGATAGCGTGGAGTTAGACCCGAGTGATGAGGAGGGCGCGTGCGACTCGCGCTGGACGCACTGTTCGCTGACGTGCCCGCGGAGCAGCTCGATGAAGCTCGCGACTTCTACAAGTCGAGGGCGGCAGGCCGTGGCCCCGGCTCACTGGAGGAGCTGAAGGATGTCCGAGCGAAGAGGTCAGCTCCTCCTGCCGCCGATCCGCCTGCCATCGAAGAGACGATCGAAGCCGCAGAAGCACGCGTCCCTGTCAGAATCTTCACTCCTATCGACGGTCCGCCGCAGGGCGTCTACCTGGACATACACGGCGGCGGCTTCTACATGGACTCCGCAGCGCGAGGAGACAAACGCAACCGCGAACTCGCAGACGCCCTCCACCTCGCCGTTGTCAGCGTCGACTACCGGCTGGCCCCCGAGCACCCGTGGCCAGCGGCACCCGACGACTGCGAAGCAGCGGCGCTCTGGCTCGTCGAAGAAGCCGATGCCCGCTTCGGAACGTCCCGACTTGCGATCGGCGGGAGCTCCGCGGGAGCCACACTCGCCTTGGCGACCCTGCTCCGGCTGAGGGACAGAGATACCGTTGGTCAGTTCACCGGCGCGGCACTCCAATTCGGGACCTACGACCTGAGCGCACGAACCCCGGCCGGTCGCCGCATCGCGGACGAATACTTCATCCAGGCGTACGCCGGCCATGTGGAAGACCGCACCGTTCCCGACATCTCTCCCATCTACGGCGTTCTTCGCGGGCTTCCCCCAACGCTGCTGATCGTCGGAAGCGCAGACGTGTTGCTGGAAGACAACCTGGCGCTGGCAGGTCGGTTGTCAGCGGCTGGCAATGACGTCGAGCTCCGGGTCTACCCCGACTCACCTCACGGCTTCACGGCCCACCCCACGGCAATGGCCAGGACAGCGCTCAGCAGCGTCGACTCCTGGCTGCGCGACCGGATTACGCAATCGTAGGGACTGACCGCGATCTCGAAGGATCCCAGTCCCAGAGGTCGATTACGTGAGACACAGCCTCGCGCACTCCCGCCGACGTGGGCGGCAAACCATCAGGCGCGCAGTCGACATCGATCGACCGGACACGTCTCATGCCCGGCTATCGCGCGTAGCCGATGAGCATGTGTCGGAATCTATCGGGTGCACCGTTCACCGACGCTGTTTTCCGACGCGAGTTTCCGACACTGCCCACCTGCGGGTTCGTGATCACGTCCCCAAGTGTCGGCAGACGATCGTTTGCCGACACTTTCGAGTCGGTTCGCGATCCACTCCGGGTTTCGTGCTCGGAGCATCGCGCCGCAGGTACGGCACTCCATCGACGACTGAGCCGGGTCCGAACAGGATGCCCGCATTCAGCCCCGTAGCCCTGGGCGGTTCATGGTTTCAGGGCTCGCAGCTTGTCCCGGAGCTGCTTGGCGTCATCCTCGCGATGCTGTACTCGGTAGAGATCGGTCGCCTGCTGCCAGCTTTGACCGGCTTGGTCGTGTTGGCCGAGGGCATGGTGGACGTCGCCTATGTGGGCCAGGGTGTTGGCTTCCTCGTAGGCGTGGCCGATCTCCCGTAGCAGTGCCAGTGCGTGCTGGAAGCGGGTCAGGGCCAGAGTGTGCTGCCCATTCTGGTGGGCCAGGCGGCCCAGCGTGCCAAGGACGTCTGCCTCGCCGTCCCGTTCCTGGTGACGGCGGAACAGGTCGAGCGAGGTCTCGCCATGGACGCGGGCCTCCTCGTATTGGCCCAGCCGGGCACAATACAGGGAAACCTGGTTGTGCGCCTGGGCCTCCCAGACCGGCTTTTCCAATGTCTGGAGAAGAGCGAGGGCGTCGCGGGAGTGTTCAAGCGCCTGCTCATGGTTCTCCTGGCGCTCCCAGGCATAGGCGAGCACCAGGAGAGTATGGACCGTCTGGTCTACGTCCTCGTAGGTCTTGCTCAGGGACAAGGCCTGGTGAAGGTGGTCCAGTGCCTCATCGTGCAGGTCGGACCTGATGCAGGCGATGCCCAGGTTGCGACGGGCGAAGATCTCCGCCTCCGAGTCGCCGAGTTTCCGGGTTGCCTCCAACCCCCTTCTCCAGGCGGCGAGTTGGGCCTGCAGATGGCCGTTGCGGCGGTGAAAGGTGTCCAGTACCCACGCCATCCGCCACACCACGTCGTACCAGCCTGAGTCGGCAGCCAATCGCTGGGTTGCCAGCAACCCGGCGTGCTGGGTCTCTAGCCAGGCCATTGCCTCCGCCTGATCCACCGGTGCCAGCGGCCGGCAGTCGGCGGACGGCTCAGGGAATTCGATTCTTGTGCGATGCGGGTGCATTAGCTGTTCGGCTTCGCGGGCTGTGTGGAGGTAGAAATCGGCCAGCCGCCGCAGCGCGACGTTGCGTTCTTGCTGTCGGTCGGTCCGGTGAGCCTGCTCCGCCGCGTACAGGCGCAGCAGGTCGTGCAGGCGATACCGGCCGGGTGCGAACTGCTGAACGAGGTGTGCGTTCTCCAGTTCCCGCAGCGCCGCACGTACGGCGGTGACAGGACGGGCGACGAGGCTGGCGCCGGCGGCTGGCCCGATCTCCGGCCCCGGGGCCAGTCCAACGAGCCGGAATACCTCCGCCGCCCCGACGGTCAGGGCGCGGTACGACACAGTGAAGGCTGATCGCACATTGGCCGTCAGGTCACCCGCGTCCAGGCCGTCCAGCCGCGCCGACTCGTCCTGGAGCTCCTCAGCCAGCGCTGTCAGCGGGAAATCCGGATGAGCCGCAGCGCGGGCTCCCACCACACTGATCGCCAGCGGCAACCCCGAGCAGTGCTCCAGCAAGGCGGCGACGGCTTCCGGTTCGGCCCCTACCCGGTCCTCCCCCAGGTGGCGGCCCATCAGCTCCCGTGCTTCGGTGTCGGTCAGCACGTCGAGCGTCAGCATCCGGGCCCCGTGGGCGCTTGCCAGCCCGGCCAGCCGTCGGCGGCTGGTGACCAGCACCGCGCAGGTGGCGCTGCCTGGCAGGAGCGCGGCCGCCTGCTCGGCGTCGGCGGCGTTGTCCAGCACGATAAGCATTCGTTTGCCCTGGACCAGGCTCCGGTACAGTCCAATCTGAGCCTGCACGTCCCCGGGCACGGCGCCGGAATCCACTCCCAGCGCGTCGAGGAACCCGCGTACCGCCGCGGCCGGTGTGACAGGGCCTCCCGAGGGATCGAAACCGTGCAGATCGACGTATAGTTGCCCGCCCGGGAACCGGTCGATGTTCTGGTGCGCCCAGTGCAGGGCCAGCCAGGTCTTTCCGATCCCACCGCTGCCGCCGATCGCGGAGATCACTACGGTCCCGCCAGGCTCACCCACCGAGTCCAACGCCTTGGTGAGCTCCGCGAACTGGTGCTCCCGGCCGGTGAACCAGCGCGGTCGGCCGGGAAGCTGGCGGGGCACCGGGGCACCCGCCCCGGTGCGGGGGGCGGGCTCTGGCTTCGGGAGGGTCAGGGCCGCGTCGGCGGTGAGGATCTGCTGGTGTAACTGCTGCAGTGGCTGCCCGGGGTCGGTGCCCAGTTCCCCCGCCAACCGCCGCCGCAGATCCTGGTAGCAGGTTAGGGCGTCTGCGGCCCGTCCACTGCGGTACAGGGCGAGCATGAACTGACCGGCCAGTCGCTCGTCCAGCGGGTGCTGCCCGGCGCGGGCGGTGAGCTCGGGCAGCAACTCGCCGTGCAGCCCGCTCCGTAATCGGATGTCGGCGCTATCCAGTTCGGCCGACAGCCGTTCCCGCTCAAGGGCTTGGCGCAGATCGCAGAACCACGGGGTATCCACGGTGGCGAACGGCTCCCCACGCCACAGCCCCAGCGCCCGTCCCATCAGCGCCGCCGCCTGCTCGTCGCCGACCGTCCGGGCCTTCGCGACCAGGTCCCGGAACCGGTGGAGGTCCACGGCTGCCGCGTCCACCTCCAGGACATAGCCGCCGGGCTGCCGCGTGATCCGCACCTCCTCCGCTGCGGCCTCCAGCGTCTGGCGCAGACGGGACAGATAACCGTACAGCGTTCCCCTGACCCGCTGCGGCGCCCGGCCTGCCCACACCCGGTCGATGAGCTCGTCGACCGATATCACCCGGTTGGCATCCACGAGCAAAACGGCCAGCACACACCGCTGCCGAAGGTGTCCCACATCCGCCGCACGGCCATCGACGCGCACCTCAATTGTGCCGAGTAAGCCGAACTCCACCGCCATCCCGACCACCCCCTCGGCCGGAACCCTAGCCCCGGGACAACCGCCCCCACCAGCCGATTCAAGGTTCATCCAAGAATCGTCCGATACCCGTCGAACACAGTGATGTCAGTTCCAACCGTCTCCAACAAATAGGGAGAAAACGATGCGACTGCGTCACGCACTTGCAAGTGCAGGGCTCGGAACCGCCGTGGCCGTCGGCACGATGGTCGTGCCCGCACAGGCCGCCTCGACGACAACCACAGCGGTGCGCTCCCCCGCGGCAGCGTGCACGGAGTGGTTCGACAATGCTGGCAGCGGCGGCGCTGAGCGATTCCACGTGCAGTGCCCCGGGTACTACGTGACGGTCTCGGTCACCTGCAGCTCCGGCTCGCCCATCAACGGACCGAAGCGGTGGGAGTACCAGAAGGCGGAATGCCGCAACGGTGCGTACATCACCAGCGGTAGCTACCGGGCGACTAGGACCTGAGGCGGAAACGCGTTCAGCACGAACCAGGGCCATTCTCAGACCGCAACAGGCCGACCGGGCGGTTTCTCCCCCGGTCGGCCGGTTTTGTGCGACATTCCGTGAATTCGTGCTTGTGCAGCACCAGCGGCCAGGGGTAACCGGGGCGAGGACTCCGGGTGAGCGAGATCGATCCGTACGACGAGCTGAAGAAGCAGATGGCCGAGGCGGAGGAGCGGTTCGCCTCCGAGGTCGACGGCGCGACGATGACGGTGTCCACCGGCACCTGTCGTTCCGGTTCCCGAAGGCGTCCTGGGGGCCGTGCGAGGTGGTCACCTGGCCCGGCGTACTGACCCTGCGTGGCGGCCTGGGCTGCTGGTCGTTCACCCGCGTTGAGGACATGTTCGAGTTCTTCCGGCCCAGCCGGAACGTGACCCGCGTCAACCCGACGTACTGGGCGCAGAAGCTGGTTCCGGGCTCCGGCAGCGAGGTCAAGGAGTACGCCGAGGACCGCGCCCGCGTCTATGTGCGGCAGGCCGTGGCCGAGGCGGTGAAGCGGCACGAGCACATCCGAGCCGAGGACGCCGAGGAATGGCTGTGGTCGGACTACGCTGGGCTGAGTTCGACACCGAGGCGGCTCTGATGCGCACGCTGGGCCGTTTCGAGGACCGCGTTGACGCCGACCGGCCCCTTGGGGACTCCCTGGAGGAGTTCACGGCCTCCGAGTTCCACTTCCCCGTGCGCGACTGGGACCTGTACCGCTACAACGACTGGTTCCTGCTCTCCTGCGTGGTGCTGCCCTGGCCGTCGAGCAGTTTGACGCTGCCCTGGTCCCCGTCGGCTGAGGTTCAGACCAGGCTGCCCTCCTCTTCCTCGTCCTCGGGGATCGGGGCGTCCGGGTCGCGCAGCGGGCGCAGGATGCCCCCGGCCGGGGTGGATGGGGTGAAGCTGTAGCGGCCCAGCACGTTGAGGTTCTTGTGCTTGAGCGGGGACAGCCGTGCGATGTCGTCGTCGCTGATCTCGTGTCCCTCGGCGCGGAGCTGGGCGACGGCGGCGTCGATGTAGCGGGTGGTCCACAGGACGACGGCGTTCAGGACCAGGCCGAGCGAGCCGAGCTGGTCCTCCATGCCGTCGCGGTACGCCTGGTGGATGGTGCCCTTCTTGCCGTGGCAGATGTCCCGGGCGAGGCTGTGGCGGGACTCCTGCACGCTGAGCTGCTTGCCCATCTGACGGCGGTAGGTGTCGTCGACGGGGTCGACGACCTGCAGCAGGTGCAGGGTCTTGGCGACGCGTCCGTATTCGGCGAACGCCTGCCCCAGCGGGGCCGGCTTGCTTGCGCTGCCGAACATCCGCAGCAGGTCGTACGCGCGGACCTGGTTGGTGACCAGGGAACCGGCCACGCGGAGCATGTCCTCCCAGTGCTGGATGACCTTGTTCAGGTTCACCTTGTTCTTCGCCAGGTCCTCCAAAACTCCGTACTCGCCGGTCTCGACGCCGGGCATCTCCGCGCGCCAGAACCGCTGGTCGTCCAGGTCACGGAAGCGCGGGGAGAAGTTGTATCCCAGGATCTTGAACAGGCCGAACACCATGTCGGAGTAGGAGGCGTTGTCGGTGGCGACCATCTCCGGCTTCACCCCGCCATCCAGGTTCAGCAGGGCGTCCAGGATGTGCAGGGAGTCGCGCGGCGTGCCGGGCACCACCATCTGCCCGATGCCCGCGACCTGGTCATTCACTGCGTTCAGCCAGGTGATCCCGCGCTTGAATCCGAAGTACTTCGGATTCGGTGCGGCGTTGATGGTGCGGACCGGGACGACGAACCGCAGTCCGTCCACCGAGGCGAGCAGCCCGTTGCCCCAGTGCGCAACGACGGGCACCTCTGCCTGGGCGGCGATCAGCGTGGCGTTGGCCTCGGCGATGGTGTCGGCGCGTAGGTAGTACTGGTCGACGTGGGAGAGCCGCGAGCGGGTCAGGGCCACGTTGCTCGGGTTGATGACCGGGGTGAGCCCGATGTTGCAGCTCTCGCTCACCAGCAGCGCCACCACCGAGGTGGCCAGGTCCTCCATGCGGGTCTTGCCGTCGCCCAGGTGCACGAACGCGTCCAGGAACCCGGTCCAGGAGTGCACCTCGAACAGCAGGTCCGGCAGCTCGACCTTGGGCAGCATCCGTTCCACCCGCCGGCGCAGCCAGCGCAGCGACTTGGGCTCGCCCAGCGCCCCGAGCTTGTCGACGTTCAGCTTCGCGCGGCCCCCGCCTTCGGGGAACTCGATGGACACCTTCGCTTCCGCGCCGGCCTCTTCGAGGCGGTCGCCCATCTGCTTCCACGCGGCGTCCAGCACCCGCACCAGGTCGGTGAGGTGCTCGGTGACGGGCATGTCCAGGCTCAGGCCCGCCAGAACGTCCTCCCGTACGGCTGCCCAGGGCTTGCCGTCCAGCAGACGGGCGCGCGGGTTGGAGTAGCGGTGTGACGGGGAGGCGAAGATGTTGCGGCCCATCAACGCCCGGTACAGCTGCTCCAGCACGCACACCACATAGGCGTCGCGGTCGACCGCGCCCTGCGGCAGGTCCTTATTCGCGTACACCGCCTTGCGCCAGTACGGCGGCACCACCTTCTCGTCGACTTCCCGCTTCAGCAGCGGCTTCTCGCCCACGCGGCGCCGGGAGAGGGCGGGCAGGCACCTGACCGCGGCCAGGATGCGCTTGCCGGCCGGGGCCGCGCCGAGCATCTTCGTGTCACCCAGCAGCGACAGGAACGGCTTGACGGTGTTGTAGCGCAGCGCCAGCGCCTCGCGTATCGCGATCTCCGCCGAGTCGTCGTCCTCCGGAACAAGGCTGGCCACCAGCGTGGCCGCGCTCCACAGCTGGGCCCTCGGCGCGACCTCCTCCAGGGCCCGCCACATCGCGTCCGCGTCCATGGCGCCGCCGGTCTGCGCGAGGTGCTCCAGCTCCTCCATGACCACCTTGGAGATGCGGGCCGTGATGCGCGACGCCCTCTCCAGCTGCGGCAGGGTGGAGAGTCGTTCCTTGTCGGTACGCCTCTTCGCGGTACTGATCAGGCGCGTGGCCATCAGCACCGAGAACAGGTCCAATGCCTCGTCGATCGCCTTGGCTTCCAGGTGCCGCATCACCGCGGTGAGCATCGCCGTGCGCTTGGGATCACTCGCCCGCTCCAGCGTCGCCGCCTTCGACCCCAGGCCGTACCGGGCCAAAGCGGCCAGCCGGTTCGGCGGCAGCTTGTCCAGCTTGAGGCGGCCCAGGCGATACACCGCGATCTCGTCCACCCGCTGCAGGGCACCCTTCATCGCCGTACCTGTCGTCCTCGTCGGCGGCCGGCGCAACTCCTCCAGGTACGAAAACCGCTTCCCCTCCGGCACCACCAGCAGTCCTGCCAGGTCCCCGGGCAGGGACTTGTCCGCGCGGAACGTCGCCTTGGCCACCGTCGCGTGCAGCCGCTTGTCCGCGATCTGGCGGACCTCGGACACCTGCCGCGCGAGCACCGACACCCCGGGCAGCAGCACCCGGTTCTTCCGCAGCCAGCCCACCGCGTGATCGAACAGCGCCTTCGGGCCCTCCGCATGCGCTGTCCACGCCCGCCCATGCAGGAACGTACGGAACCTCCGCGACCACTGCGGGTCCTCGTACTCGTGGTACTCGTAGACGTCCCGGATCTCCCACGAGTGCTCATATGTCGTCGGCTGCCGCTCGGTGTACCGCTTGACCGCCGAGACGTCCTCGATGCCAAGCTGCCCTGCGATGTGCTCGATGACCACCCACGGCACATCGAGCGGATCGTCCGTCAGGAACCGGCCGATGTAGCGCACCGTGCACATCTGCAGCGCGAACCCAAGCCGGTTGTGATCCCCGCGCCGCTTCGCGATCAGCTTCCGATCCTCGTCGTCGAGGTAGAAGAACCGCTCCAGCTCCGGGCGCGTCGGCTCCTCATTGAACTTCCCGTACGACGCGGCCTGTTCGTCGGTCAAAAACTCCACTGGCATGGCGCGTGACCGTACGCGGGCGGGCGTCGCCGTGCCGCCAACTTCACCGAACCGGAACCGACCCCTCAGACAAGATCAACTGCTTAGCGTTAATGGCTGTACCGCTGCTACTCAACCCCGGTCATCCGCTCCCGCTCCGCCCGCAGCTCGCCCAGCAGATCCGGGCAGGTGGGCACGAGGTGCTCACCGCCGTCGTCGCGGAGGCAG is a window of Streptomyces violaceusniger Tu 4113 DNA encoding:
- a CDS encoding Tn3 family transposase — encoded protein: MPVEFLTDEQAASYGKFNEEPTRPELERFFYLDDEDRKLIAKRRGDHNRLGFALQMCTVRYIGRFLTDDPLDVPWVVIEHIAGQLGIEDVSAVKRYTERQPTTYEHSWEIRDVYEYHEYEDPQWSRRFRTFLHGRAWTAHAEGPKALFDHAVGWLRKNRVLLPGVSVLARQVSEVRQIADKRLHATVAKATFRADKSLPGDLAGLLVVPEGKRFSYLEELRRPPTRTTGTAMKGALQRVDEIAVYRLGRLKLDKLPPNRLAALARYGLGSKAATLERASDPKRTAMLTAVMRHLEAKAIDEALDLFSVLMATRLISTAKRRTDKERLSTLPQLERASRITARISKVVMEELEHLAQTGGAMDADAMWRALEEVAPRAQLWSAATLVASLVPEDDDSAEIAIREALALRYNTVKPFLSLLGDTKMLGAAPAGKRILAAVRCLPALSRRRVGEKPLLKREVDEKVVPPYWRKAVYANKDLPQGAVDRDAYVVCVLEQLYRALMGRNIFASPSHRYSNPRARLLDGKPWAAVREDVLAGLSLDMPVTEHLTDLVRVLDAAWKQMGDRLEEAGAEAKVSIEFPEGGGRAKLNVDKLGALGEPKSLRWLRRRVERMLPKVELPDLLFEVHSWTGFLDAFVHLGDGKTRMEDLATSVVALLVSESCNIGLTPVINPSNVALTRSRLSHVDQYYLRADTIAEANATLIAAQAEVPVVAHWGNGLLASVDGLRFVVPVRTINAAPNPKYFGFKRGITWLNAVNDQVAGIGQMVVPGTPRDSLHILDALLNLDGGVKPEMVATDNASYSDMVFGLFKILGYNFSPRFRDLDDQRFWRAEMPGVETGEYGVLEDLAKNKVNLNKVIQHWEDMLRVAGSLVTNQVRAYDLLRMFGSASKPAPLGQAFAEYGRVAKTLHLLQVVDPVDDTYRRQMGKQLSVQESRHSLARDICHGKKGTIHQAYRDGMEDQLGSLGLVLNAVVLWTTRYIDAAVAQLRAEGHEISDDDIARLSPLKHKNLNVLGRYSFTPSTPAGGILRPLRDPDAPIPEDEEEEGSLV